Sequence from the Arthrobacter pigmenti genome:
CTACGGCGCGCTTCAGGGCAAGGACAAGGCGCAGACCCTCGCCGAGTTCGGCGAGGAGCAGTTCATGGAGTGGCGCCGCTCCTACGACACCCCGCCGCCCCCGCTGGAGGATTCCAGCGAGTTTTCACAGGTGGGCGATCCCCGTTACGCAGACCTTGGCGACGACGTTCCGCGCACCGAATGCCTCAAGGACGTCCTGGAACGCTTCCTCCCGTACTGGGAGTCGGACATCACTGTGGACATCAAGTCGGGCAAGACCGTCCTGATTGCCGCACACGGTAACTCACTGCGCGCCCTCGTCAAGCACCTGGACGGGATCAGCGACGGTGACATCGCGTCGCTCAACATTCCGACCGGCATTCCCCTGGTGTATGAACTGGACGAAGACCTCAAGCCCGTCAAGGCCGGTGGCACCTACCTCGACGCGGACGCCGCTGCAGCCGCCATCGAAGCGGTCGCCAACCAGGGCAAGGCCAAGCACTGACAAGCACTGGCTCTATCGGATTAACCAGTACGACGACGGCCCGCCTCCGAAAGGGGCGGGCCGTCGTCGTACTGAAGGTGCTAGTTGAGCGGCGCGCTCGGCTGCCACTCACCGGTTACGAGGTAGGTCACCTTGCGGGCAACGGATACGCCGTGGTCCGCGAAGCGCTCGAAGTAGCGGCTGGCGAGGGTGACATCCACCGTGGTGGGAGAGGAGGCGTCCCAATCGGCCGCCGCGATGGCCTTGAAAACACCGGCGTGCAGCTCATTGATGCGGGCGTTGTGGGCATACACCTCGTTGCTCAGCTCAAGGTTGCGGGTCTCGAGGAGCTCGGTGACCTTGGCGGTGATCGCGATGTCGAGTTCCGCCATCTCGGCGAAAGTGGGCCGGATGCTCTCAGGAATCACGTTGTCCGGGAAGCGCAGCCGGGCCAGTTGGGCGATGTGGCGGGCGAGGTCTCCCATGCGCTCCAGCGAAGCGCTCATCCGAAGCGCTCCAACGATCATGCGCAAATCACTCGCAACCGGACCCTGCAGGGCAAGAACGTCAATGGCGCGCTCATCCAGGTCATTCTGTAGGAAGTCAATGCGGGCGTCCGCGGCAATGACTTCCTGTGCCAACTCGGTGTCCGCTGACTCGAACGCGCTCGTGGCCTTCTGCATGGCCTCGGATACCAGCTGGGAGATCTCGATGAGTTCTTCGCCGATTTGGTGAAGCTCCGCCTGAAAAACCTTACGCACGTGGGCGTCCTTTCCCTTGAGGTGCTGAACGGGCGCAGATGCGCAGTCCTGTTCAGCACGTTTTCAGTTGCCCGCTACAAGTTACGCACCTTTAGGTGAACGTTAGTTGAACGACCGGTCCAATGCCACCGGATCAGCATGGCTCCGCCCAACCACGCCCTAAGCTAGTTTTGTGGATCCCGTTTTGCTGAGCCTCATTGCCGGACTTGTCGGCCTCGCCATCGGCGTTGCCGGGATGCTGGCCCATCGGCTCAGTGAAGCGCAGCGGCGAGCCCGCATGGACTCGGATGAGCCGGTATTGCCGAAAGGCGCCGCCGATGTCCTGTCCGTTGTCGGGCGCGCCTACCTCATTGTCGACGCGATCGACGGCGTAGTCCGTGCAAGTCCGGCCGCATACGCCTTCGGCCTGGTTCGGGGCCATACGGTTGTTCACCGCGAGCTCCTCGAACTGACGTCCCGTGTCCGCCGCGACGGCGTTATCGAGGAACGGCAGCTCGAACTGCCGCGAGGGCCGCTCGGCCAGGGCACCATCGTTGTGCAGGCACGGGTTGCGGCCCTGGGTGAGGAATACATCCTGATCCTGGCCGATGACCGCACGGAGATCACCCGAACCGAAGAGATCCGCAACGACTTCGTGGCGAACGTTTCCCACGAACTGAAAACTCCCGTCGGCGCCATCTCGCTGCTGGCGGAAGCGCTCGACGACGCCGCCTCCGATGAGGTGGCCGTACGCCGCTTCGCCCAGCGCATGCATAAGGAGTCCGGCCGGCTTTCAGCGCTGGTCCAGGACATTATTGAGTTGTCGAGACTCCAGGGCACTGACGTGGTGCGCCGAGGCAAGCCGGTGGACATCAACACCGTGATTACAGAGGCAGTGGACCGCAACAAGCTCCCGGCGGAGAGCAAGCAAATCGACATCGTCGTCGGCGGCAAAATCGACGCACCCGTGTACGGCGACCCCGATCTCCTGATGACTGCCTTCCGCAACCTCATCGACAACGCCATCCGTTACTCCCCGGAGAAAACGCGGGTAGGCGTCGGCCTGCGCTCTCGCGACGGCCTGGCCCAGGTGTCGGTCACCGATCAGGGGCTCGGCATCACTCCGGAGGAACAGGAGCGCATTTTCGAACGCTTCTACCGCATCGACGCAGCCCGCTCCCGGCAGACCGGCGGCACGGGCCTCGGCCTCAGCATCGTCAAGCATGTGGTTTCGAACCATGGCGGAGAGGTGACGGTTTGGTCCCAGACCGGGCAGGGGAGCACGTTCACGGTCCGCCTGCCGGAGATGGAGACAACTGACGACGACGTCGCCGCCGAGCCAGGCGGCGATGTCGCCGAAGGCGCCGGCAGGAAGCACGAAAGTGTGAAGAGTGCGAAGGGCATTGAACCCCAGAACCAAGGAGTGAAAGCGTGAGCCGCATCCTGATCGTTGAGGACGAGGACTCCTTCAGCGACCCCCTGTCTTACCTGCTGGGCAAGGAGGGCTTCGACGCCGTCGTCGTCGACAACGGTCTGGACGCGCTGACCGAGTTCGATCGCGCCGGAGCGGACCTGGTCCTGCTGGACCTCCAGCTGCCCGGGCTCTCCGGCACTGAGGTGTGCAGGCAACTGCGCCAGCGCTCCAGTGTCCCGGTGATCATGCTGACCGCCAAGGACTCGGAGATCGACAAGGTTGTGGGACTCGAGCTGGGTGCGGACGATTACGTGACCAAGCCGTATTCCTCACGGGAACTGGTGGCAAGGGTACGCGCGGTGCTGCGCAGGCAGGCCGAACCCGAAGAACTGGTTCCCAGCACCGTTGCAGCCGGTCCGGTACGCATGGACGTCGAGCGCCATGTGGTCAGTGTGAATGGCGAGCATGTGTCACTGCCGCTCAAGGAGTTCGAGCTGCTGGAAATGCTGCTGCGCAACTCCGGCCGGGTGCTGACCCGCGGCCAATTGATTGATCGGGTGTGGGGTTCGGACTACGTCGGCGACACCAAGACACTGGACGTCCACGTCAAGCGGCTGCGCGGCAAGATCGAACCGGACCCGTCGACGCCGCGGTACCTCGTGACAGTGCGCGGACTGGGCTACAAATACGAGCCGTGAGGTCTAGAAGAAAACAATAGGCGTCGGTCATCGTGACCGGCGCCTATTTTCGTCCTGCCTCTAGTGCTCTTCTTCCTCGGCTACTTCTTCAGACGGCGAAGGCTCAGGAGTAAATCCGCCCGGAACGTATTCGCGGTATTCCTCCAGCGTTCCGTCCAACACCGGTACCCGGAAGGTCTCGCTTTCTGAGTTCACCGTGAACTCAAGGTCAACCAGGGCGCCCGGGATCTCACTGATTCCCTGAAGCGTGCCGTCGTCGTCGACTTCGTCCTCGAAGACGTACTTTCCCTCAGCCGGGATGGTGATCTGCGAATTCTCGTTCTCGCCGTCAATGGTGACCTGGACGGTGGAATCCGATTCGTTGAACAGGGTGCCCAGAAGTGTTCCCGGCTCGCCCTCCTCGGAGGTGATGATCAGGACGTTGCGCAGCAGGACCGGGCCCACGCGCTCCACGATTCCATCCGAAGCGGA
This genomic interval carries:
- a CDS encoding phosphoglyceromutase, translating into MTSYKLILLRHGQSEWNEKNLFTGWVDVALTELGRKEAVRGGELLVEHDVLPDIVYTSRQKRAIITANLALEAADRSWIDVKRDWRLNERHYGALQGKDKAQTLAEFGEEQFMEWRRSYDTPPPPLEDSSEFSQVGDPRYADLGDDVPRTECLKDVLERFLPYWESDITVDIKSGKTVLIAAHGNSLRALVKHLDGISDGDIASLNIPTGIPLVYELDEDLKPVKAGGTYLDADAAAAAIEAVANQGKAKH
- the phoU gene encoding phosphate signaling complex protein PhoU, with translation MRKVFQAELHQIGEELIEISQLVSEAMQKATSAFESADTELAQEVIAADARIDFLQNDLDERAIDVLALQGPVASDLRMIVGALRMSASLERMGDLARHIAQLARLRFPDNVIPESIRPTFAEMAELDIAITAKVTELLETRNLELSNEVYAHNARINELHAGVFKAIAAADWDASSPTTVDVTLASRYFERFADHGVSVARKVTYLVTGEWQPSAPLN
- a CDS encoding sensor histidine kinase, with translation MDPVLLSLIAGLVGLAIGVAGMLAHRLSEAQRRARMDSDEPVLPKGAADVLSVVGRAYLIVDAIDGVVRASPAAYAFGLVRGHTVVHRELLELTSRVRRDGVIEERQLELPRGPLGQGTIVVQARVAALGEEYILILADDRTEITRTEEIRNDFVANVSHELKTPVGAISLLAEALDDAASDEVAVRRFAQRMHKESGRLSALVQDIIELSRLQGTDVVRRGKPVDINTVITEAVDRNKLPAESKQIDIVVGGKIDAPVYGDPDLLMTAFRNLIDNAIRYSPEKTRVGVGLRSRDGLAQVSVTDQGLGITPEEQERIFERFYRIDAARSRQTGGTGLGLSIVKHVVSNHGGEVTVWSQTGQGSTFTVRLPEMETTDDDVAAEPGGDVAEGAGRKHESVKSAKGIEPQNQGVKA
- a CDS encoding response regulator, translating into MSRILIVEDEDSFSDPLSYLLGKEGFDAVVVDNGLDALTEFDRAGADLVLLDLQLPGLSGTEVCRQLRQRSSVPVIMLTAKDSEIDKVVGLELGADDYVTKPYSSRELVARVRAVLRRQAEPEELVPSTVAAGPVRMDVERHVVSVNGEHVSLPLKEFELLEMLLRNSGRVLTRGQLIDRVWGSDYVGDTKTLDVHVKRLRGKIEPDPSTPRYLVTVRGLGYKYEP